A window of the Rhizobium sp. N324 genome harbors these coding sequences:
- a CDS encoding DUF2934 domain-containing protein, producing MAIDKHEQIRRRAYEIWEAEGRPDGADQRHWLQACDELAGEDEHETLQDLLDEDDRDDAALLQGAGESGDFDRRSPKRGQVAKVPSVPDLEMTTGEKQSQRKIRKTEGP from the coding sequence ATGGCTATAGACAAGCACGAGCAGATACGTCGCCGTGCCTATGAAATCTGGGAGGCCGAGGGCCGCCCGGATGGAGCGGACCAGCGCCATTGGCTGCAAGCCTGCGATGAACTGGCCGGCGAGGATGAGCATGAGACCCTGCAGGATCTGCTCGATGAAGACGACAGGGATGATGCGGCGCTGCTTCAGGGCGCCGGTGAGAGCGGCGATTTCGATCGGCGGTCGCCAAAGCGCGGCCAGGTTGCCAAGGTTCCTTCCGTGCCGGATTTGGAAATGACGACTGGCGAAAAGCAGTCCCAGCGGAAGATCAGGAAGACCGAGGGGCCGTAA
- a CDS encoding glycoside hydrolase family 88 protein: MNAVSSVSPLPITDDEVQAALDLAVAQIRRNLPDFTYAAQNHSSVNNVYPAVANDQWTAGFWPGELWLAFEHSGDPVFRHAAQIQVQSFLHRIVNRIETDHHDMGFLYSPSCIAAWKLVGDEDGRKAAILAADQLIERFQPIGQFIQAWGHKGKPEEYRYIIDCLLNLPLLYWASRETGDPKYREIALAHARTTLAHSVRPDDSTYHTFYMDPVTGAPVRGATKQGYRDDSFWARGQAWGIAGMAISYRYEPIEEYRRSFDRLLAFYLNRLPADMVPYWDLVFSDGDGEPRDSSSASITACGLLEMAELVDADTAERYRVLARRMVKSLADHYAVKDPTVSNGLVLHATYSKKSPFNTCRGEGVDECVSWGDYYYMEALTRLSRRWSSYW, translated from the coding sequence ATGAACGCCGTATCATCCGTCTCCCCGCTACCGATCACCGATGACGAGGTCCAAGCCGCGCTCGATCTTGCCGTCGCGCAGATCCGGCGCAATCTCCCTGATTTCACCTATGCCGCGCAGAACCATTCGAGCGTGAACAATGTCTATCCCGCAGTGGCTAACGACCAGTGGACCGCCGGCTTCTGGCCGGGCGAGCTGTGGCTGGCCTTCGAGCATAGCGGCGATCCGGTGTTCCGCCACGCCGCGCAGATCCAGGTCCAGTCCTTCCTGCATCGGATCGTCAACCGCATCGAGACCGATCATCATGATATGGGCTTTCTCTATTCACCCTCCTGCATCGCCGCCTGGAAGCTCGTCGGGGACGAGGATGGCCGCAAGGCCGCGATCCTTGCCGCCGACCAGTTGATCGAGCGCTTCCAGCCAATCGGCCAGTTCATCCAGGCCTGGGGCCATAAAGGCAAGCCGGAGGAATACCGCTACATCATCGACTGCCTGTTGAACCTGCCGCTGCTCTACTGGGCGAGCCGCGAGACCGGCGATCCGAAATATCGCGAGATCGCGCTCGCCCATGCCCGCACGACGCTTGCCCATTCGGTGCGGCCTGACGATTCCACCTATCACACCTTTTACATGGACCCCGTCACCGGCGCGCCGGTGCGCGGCGCCACCAAGCAGGGCTACCGGGACGACAGTTTCTGGGCGCGCGGGCAGGCATGGGGCATAGCGGGCATGGCGATCTCCTATCGCTACGAGCCAATCGAGGAATATCGCCGGAGCTTCGACCGGCTGCTCGCCTTCTACCTCAACCGGCTGCCGGCCGACATGGTGCCCTATTGGGATCTTGTTTTTTCCGACGGCGACGGCGAGCCGCGCGACAGCTCGTCGGCCTCGATCACCGCCTGCGGCCTGCTTGAGATGGCCGAGCTCGTCGACGCCGACACCGCCGAGCGCTACCGCGTGCTGGCGCGGCGCATGGTGAAGAGCCTTGCCGATCACTATGCGGTCAAGGATCCAACCGTCTCCAACGGCCTGGTGCTGCATGCAACCTATTCGAAGAAATCGCCGTTCAACACATGCCGTGGCGAGGGCGTCGATGAGTGCGTCTCCTGGGGAGATTATTATTACATGGAAGCTTTGACGCGTCTTTCGCGCCGCTGGTCTTCCTATTGGTGA
- a CDS encoding HD domain-containing protein, translating to MQHLDHAIQIALEAHEGQADKTDRPYFEHCQRVALLVSGDETRTVAYLHDVVEKASGWTLDRLRKEGFPPAIVAAVDALTRRPDETEDDFVRRAASNPLALPVKQADLEDNLRQAEQAGKKTEKYQRGLDLLHDLRSVQ from the coding sequence ATGCAGCATCTCGACCACGCCATCCAAATCGCTCTCGAAGCGCATGAAGGGCAGGCTGATAAGACCGACCGGCCGTACTTCGAGCACTGCCAGCGGGTAGCACTTCTCGTTTCCGGCGACGAGACACGAACGGTAGCCTACCTTCATGACGTCGTCGAGAAGGCAAGCGGGTGGACGCTCGACAGGCTGAGGAAGGAAGGCTTTCCGCCGGCGATCGTCGCCGCGGTCGATGCTCTGACACGGCGGCCGGACGAGACAGAGGACGACTTCGTCAGGCGTGCGGCTTCGAACCCGCTTGCTCTGCCGGTCAAGCAAGCCGACCTCGAAGATAATCTCCGTCAGGCCGAACAGGCCGGCAAGAAAACGGAAAAATATCAGCGCGGCCTGGATCTCCTGCACGATTTGAGGAGCGTGCAGTGA
- a CDS encoding ABC transporter ATP-binding protein: MASISLKELNKSYGALTVVHDIDLEISDKEFIILVGPSGCGKSTTLRMIAGLEEISGGELKIGGDVMNDVPSKDRDIAMVFQNYALYPHMTVYKNMAFGLQLRKVSRDFIDKQVQDAAKILDITHLLNRKPKALSGGQRQRVALGRAMVRNPAVFLLDEPLSNLDAKLRGTMRSEITKLHKRLNATFIYVTHDQVEAMTMADRIVVMKDGHIQQVDTPQNLYDRPVNMFVAGFIGAPQMNMLPSTIQRRGDGYVAIFDGRELPLPAHFDQSRIAPYEDRELVLGIRPENFHELPPADIPAENLAPLKAVVELAEPMGSEVHLNMVAGGRNLIARVSPRFRPDIGDEATLVADMSNAQLFDKETERSIL, from the coding sequence ATGGCCAGCATTTCGCTTAAAGAGCTGAACAAATCCTACGGCGCGCTCACCGTCGTCCACGATATCGACCTCGAAATATCAGACAAGGAATTCATCATCCTGGTCGGCCCCTCCGGCTGCGGCAAATCGACGACGCTCAGGATGATCGCCGGCCTCGAGGAGATCTCCGGCGGAGAACTCAAGATCGGCGGCGACGTCATGAACGACGTCCCCTCCAAGGACCGGGATATCGCCATGGTTTTCCAGAATTATGCGCTCTACCCGCATATGACCGTTTACAAGAACATGGCTTTCGGCCTGCAGCTGCGCAAAGTGTCGCGTGATTTCATCGACAAGCAGGTGCAGGATGCGGCCAAGATCCTCGACATCACCCATCTCCTGAACCGCAAGCCGAAAGCGCTTTCGGGTGGGCAGCGCCAGCGCGTCGCGCTCGGCCGCGCCATGGTGCGCAACCCGGCCGTTTTCCTCCTCGACGAGCCGCTGTCCAATCTCGACGCCAAGCTGCGCGGCACAATGCGCTCGGAAATCACCAAGCTGCACAAGCGCCTCAACGCCACCTTCATCTACGTCACCCACGACCAGGTGGAAGCCATGACGATGGCCGACCGCATCGTCGTCATGAAGGACGGCCATATCCAACAGGTCGACACACCGCAGAACCTTTACGACCGCCCCGTCAACATGTTCGTCGCCGGCTTCATCGGCGCGCCGCAGATGAACATGCTGCCGTCGACCATTCAGCGCCGGGGTGACGGCTACGTCGCCATCTTCGACGGCCGGGAATTGCCGCTGCCTGCGCATTTCGACCAGAGCAGGATCGCGCCCTACGAGGACCGCGAGCTGGTGCTCGGCATCCGCCCGGAGAATTTCCATGAACTGCCGCCGGCCGACATCCCGGCCGAAAATCTCGCGCCCTTGAAGGCAGTGGTCGAGCTTGCCGAACCGATGGGCTCGGAAGTGCACCTGAACATGGTGGCCGGCGGGCGCAATCTCATCGCCCGCGTGTCGCCGCGCTTCCGGCCTGACATCGGCGACGAGGCGACGCTTGTCGCCGACATGAGCAATGCGCAGCTGTTTGACAAGGAAACCGAACGATCGATTCTTTAG
- a CDS encoding DUF2264 domain-containing protein, producing the protein MIYDPSRANPLCGIPLKTRDDLAKAVIDLFEPLLPYFSEGGARVRLGATGAIFDRAAADLEGFARPLWGIVPLAAGGGHFPHWDLYRRGLANGTNPDHPEYWGDLADRNQRLVELAAVGFALALVPEHIWEPLSDSDKKTVSAYLLQARNLEFIDNNWKFFRVLIDLGLERVGIAFDHGKTIAYLDELEAFDLGEGWYRDGPVRRVDHYIPFAMHFYGLIHTVLARGDEARKDRFRERARTFARDIRHWFGPDGAALAFGRSQTYRFAAGGFWGALAFAGLEALPWAEIKGYYMRHIRWWSALPIADRDGVLSIGYGYPNLLMSESYNSPGSPYWALKFFLPLALPQDHPFWTAEEAPQPEFSEPVALKQAGMVAMHTPGNVVVLSSGQQHDKMRGANEKYSKFAYSTRYAFNIEADDRNFAAASFDGMLGLSDDGTHFRMRESLEEALIAGDRLYSRWRPWNDVTIETWLIPANPWHIRIHRIATPHPLSTIEGGFAIERADFNADRSEQAERRAVWYGQTDVSAIVDLSLRPRAGHAMSPIPNTNLIHAKTLLPQLRGEIGPGTTVLVTAAMALPSHGNWAEALANPPVCPDLDELGRHFREHGVRVAAFALQS; encoded by the coding sequence ATGATTTACGATCCCAGCAGGGCCAACCCGCTTTGCGGTATTCCCCTGAAGACGCGCGACGATCTGGCAAAGGCCGTCATCGACCTTTTCGAGCCCCTTCTGCCCTATTTCTCCGAAGGCGGCGCGCGTGTGCGGCTCGGTGCCACAGGTGCGATCTTCGACCGGGCAGCGGCGGATCTGGAGGGATTTGCGCGGCCGCTCTGGGGCATCGTTCCCCTTGCCGCCGGTGGCGGCCATTTCCCGCATTGGGATCTTTATCGGCGCGGGCTGGCGAACGGGACCAATCCTGATCATCCCGAATATTGGGGCGATCTCGCCGACCGCAACCAGCGGCTGGTCGAACTCGCCGCCGTCGGCTTTGCGCTGGCGCTGGTGCCGGAACATATCTGGGAGCCGTTGAGCGATAGCGACAAGAAGACGGTCTCCGCCTATCTTCTCCAGGCACGGAACTTGGAATTCATCGACAACAACTGGAAATTCTTCCGCGTCCTCATCGATCTCGGGCTGGAGCGCGTTGGTATTGCATTCGACCATGGGAAAACCATCGCCTATCTCGACGAGTTGGAAGCTTTCGATCTCGGCGAAGGCTGGTATCGCGACGGACCGGTGCGGCGGGTCGATCACTACATCCCCTTCGCCATGCATTTCTACGGCCTGATCCATACCGTGCTGGCACGCGGCGACGAGGCGCGCAAGGACCGCTTCCGCGAGCGCGCTCGGACCTTCGCGCGGGATATCCGCCACTGGTTCGGCCCCGACGGGGCCGCCCTTGCCTTCGGTCGCAGCCAGACCTACCGCTTTGCGGCTGGCGGCTTCTGGGGCGCGCTTGCCTTTGCCGGCCTCGAAGCGCTGCCCTGGGCCGAGATCAAGGGCTATTACATGCGCCATATCCGCTGGTGGTCGGCACTGCCGATCGCCGACCGCGATGGCGTTCTCTCCATCGGCTACGGCTATCCGAACCTTCTGATGAGCGAGAGCTATAACTCTCCCGGCTCGCCCTATTGGGCGCTGAAATTCTTCCTGCCGCTCGCCCTCCCTCAGGATCACCCCTTCTGGACCGCCGAAGAGGCGCCGCAGCCGGAATTCTCAGAGCCGGTGGCTTTGAAGCAGGCCGGCATGGTCGCCATGCATACGCCCGGAAATGTCGTCGTGCTCTCCTCTGGCCAGCAGCACGACAAGATGCGCGGCGCAAACGAGAAATATTCGAAATTCGCCTACTCCACCCGCTATGCCTTCAACATCGAAGCCGACGACCGCAATTTTGCCGCCGCAAGCTTCGACGGCATGCTCGGCCTCTCCGACGACGGCACCCACTTTCGCATGCGCGAAAGCCTCGAAGAGGCACTGATAGCAGGCGACCGGCTCTATTCCCGGTGGCGCCCCTGGAATGACGTCACGATCGAGACCTGGCTTATTCCCGCAAACCCCTGGCACATCCGCATCCACCGGATCGCCACGCCGCATCCGCTCAGTACCATCGAGGGCGGTTTTGCGATCGAACGGGCCGATTTCAACGCCGATCGCTCCGAGCAGGCTGAACGCCGGGCTGTCTGGTACGGACAGACTGATGTCAGCGCGATTGTTGATCTATCGCTTCGTCCGAGGGCCGGCCACGCGATGAGCCCCATACCGAACACCAACCTCATCCACGCCAAGACCCTGCTGCCGCAGCTGCGCGGCGAAATCGGCCCGGGAACCACCGTGCTGGTCACCGCGGCGATGGCGCTGCCGAGCCACGGGAATTGGGCGGAGGCGCTCGCCAATCCGCCGGTTTGCCCGGACCTTGACGAACTGGGGCGGCACTTTCGTGAACACGGCGTGCGCGTGGCGGCCTTTGCTCTCCAGTCTTAG
- a CDS encoding carbohydrate ABC transporter permease, with amino-acid sequence MRIAGRKVTAKTVLLYAIVITVTVVMLLPFAWMLSASLKLSRDVFAFPIEWIPSQPQWQNYVDIWTKIPLALFIYNTSKLTIIVTLLQLLTSSFAAYAFAKLNFPYKNTLFLGYIATIAMPWQVYMVPQFLLMREFGLNNTHLALICLQAFTAFGVFLMRQFYMSIPTELCEAARIDGMNEYQIWARIMLPLSKPALSTLTIFTFVSTWNDFLGPMIYLTKTELKTVQIGLRMFISQYSAEYGLIMAASVVALIPVLIVFLALQRFFVEGIASTGLKG; translated from the coding sequence ATGAGGATCGCCGGACGCAAGGTCACCGCCAAAACGGTCCTCCTTTATGCCATCGTCATCACGGTGACGGTGGTGATGCTGCTGCCCTTCGCCTGGATGCTTTCGGCGTCCCTGAAGCTCAGCCGCGATGTCTTCGCCTTCCCGATCGAGTGGATCCCGTCGCAGCCGCAATGGCAGAACTACGTCGACATCTGGACGAAGATCCCGCTTGCGCTCTTCATCTACAACACCTCGAAGCTGACGATCATCGTCACGCTGCTGCAGCTTCTGACCTCCAGCTTTGCCGCCTATGCCTTCGCCAAGCTGAATTTCCCCTATAAGAACACGCTGTTCCTCGGCTATATCGCCACCATCGCCATGCCCTGGCAGGTCTATATGGTGCCGCAATTCCTGCTGATGCGCGAGTTCGGCCTCAACAACACGCATCTGGCGCTGATCTGCCTGCAGGCCTTCACCGCCTTCGGCGTTTTCCTGATGCGGCAGTTCTACATGTCGATCCCGACCGAGCTCTGCGAGGCGGCCCGCATCGACGGCATGAACGAATATCAGATCTGGGCGCGCATCATGCTACCGCTCTCGAAGCCGGCGCTCTCGACGCTGACGATCTTCACCTTCGTCAGCACCTGGAATGATTTCCTCGGGCCGATGATCTATCTCACCAAGACAGAGCTGAAGACCGTCCAGATCGGCCTGCGCATGTTCATCTCACAGTATTCGGCCGAATACGGGCTGATCATGGCGGCTTCCGTCGTCGCTCTCATCCCGGTTCTCATCGTCTTCCTCGCGCTGCAGCGCTTCTTCGTCGAGGGCATCGCCTCGACGGGACTGAAGGGGTAA
- a CDS encoding carbohydrate ABC transporter permease, whose translation MPAQEEASVSISNSVIATDGAPAASRRKVTALSKRQRKIRNALVAYSFIAPNFLGFAVFTLGPILFAFALAFMHWDGSNAITFAGLDNFWRLFDDKAFIAAFWNTIIYTAASVPATLLCALGLAVLLNQKIVGRNFFRTAMFFPYVASLVAVAVVWNMIFNPEMGPVNMILYTLGLDPKNMPGWSADRHWAMVTVILFGIWKNMGYYMVIYLAGLQGINSELYEAADLDGANSWQKFIHVTVPQLGPTTFFVTVMLTIQSFKVFDQIFMITQGGPGTSTLVLVYHVYNEAFISWDLGYSSMVSLVLFFLVLAVTVFQFRRQREDEA comes from the coding sequence ATGCCCGCCCAGGAGGAAGCATCGGTGTCCATATCGAATTCGGTCATCGCGACGGATGGCGCCCCAGCGGCTTCCCGCCGGAAGGTCACCGCCCTGTCCAAGCGGCAGCGCAAGATCCGCAATGCGCTCGTCGCTTATTCCTTCATCGCCCCGAATTTCCTCGGCTTCGCGGTCTTCACGCTCGGCCCGATCCTGTTCGCCTTCGCCCTCGCCTTCATGCATTGGGACGGCTCGAATGCGATCACATTCGCGGGGCTAGACAATTTCTGGCGGCTCTTCGACGACAAGGCGTTCATCGCCGCCTTCTGGAACACGATCATCTATACGGCCGCCTCGGTCCCGGCGACACTGCTGTGCGCACTCGGCCTCGCCGTTCTCCTCAATCAGAAAATCGTCGGGCGAAATTTCTTCCGCACAGCGATGTTCTTCCCCTATGTCGCCTCGCTGGTCGCCGTCGCCGTCGTCTGGAACATGATCTTCAATCCCGAGATGGGACCGGTGAACATGATCCTCTACACGCTCGGCCTCGACCCGAAGAACATGCCGGGATGGTCGGCCGACCGCCATTGGGCGATGGTAACGGTGATCCTCTTCGGCATCTGGAAGAACATGGGCTATTACATGGTCATCTATCTGGCCGGGCTGCAGGGGATCAATTCCGAACTCTACGAGGCCGCCGATCTCGATGGCGCCAACTCCTGGCAGAAGTTCATCCACGTCACCGTGCCGCAACTCGGGCCGACGACCTTCTTCGTCACCGTCATGCTGACGATCCAGTCCTTCAAAGTCTTCGACCAGATCTTCATGATCACCCAGGGCGGACCCGGCACTTCGACGCTCGTCCTCGTCTACCACGTCTACAACGAGGCCTTCATTTCCTGGGATCTCGGTTATTCCAGCATGGTTTCGCTGGTGCTGTTCTTCCTCGTGCTGGCGGTCACCGTCTTCCAGTTCCGCCGCCAGCGGGAGGATGAGGCATGA
- a CDS encoding ABC transporter substrate-binding protein codes for MYLDKFGRTVKLAVAGFTLAATTSGAALAQDAVTLKWALWDWDKTAYYKPLIEAYQAKHPNVKFEPMDLGSQDYQQMISTQLTGGSKDIDIVTIKDVPGYTNLVRAGNIADLSGFVKDQKIDPAPYGGLIEELTVDGKVYSLPFRSDFWIVYYNKDIFDKAGVAYPTNDMTWAQFDATAEKLAGGMGTNKTYGALLHTWRSTVQLPGILDGKHTLVDGDYAFLKPWYERALTLQKDGAIPSYAFLKTSNTHYSALFFNGTIGMLPMGTWFVGTQIAKVKSGESKSKNWGIVKFPHPDGVPAGTTAAQISGLAVNANSEHKDAALDFIKFVTGPEGAAVVASTGTFPALKTADVSAKIAATPGFPEDAASKEALIPAKAYLEMAVNPNAAKIEVVLNRVHDAIMTDNTPIDDGLKEMTEGVKAIK; via the coding sequence ATGTATTTGGACAAATTCGGGAGGACGGTGAAACTTGCCGTGGCAGGTTTCACTCTGGCCGCAACGACATCAGGCGCGGCGCTCGCTCAAGACGCCGTGACGCTGAAATGGGCTTTGTGGGACTGGGACAAGACCGCCTATTACAAGCCGCTGATCGAGGCCTATCAGGCCAAGCACCCGAACGTGAAGTTCGAGCCGATGGACCTCGGCTCGCAGGACTACCAGCAGATGATTTCGACGCAGCTGACCGGCGGCTCGAAAGACATCGACATCGTCACCATCAAGGACGTGCCGGGCTATACCAATCTGGTGCGTGCCGGCAACATCGCCGATCTCAGCGGCTTCGTGAAGGATCAGAAGATCGATCCGGCGCCCTATGGCGGCCTGATCGAGGAACTGACCGTCGACGGCAAGGTCTATTCGCTGCCGTTCCGCTCCGACTTCTGGATCGTTTATTACAACAAGGACATCTTCGACAAAGCCGGCGTCGCCTACCCCACCAACGACATGACCTGGGCGCAGTTCGACGCGACCGCCGAGAAGCTTGCCGGCGGCATGGGCACCAACAAGACCTATGGTGCGCTGCTGCATACCTGGCGCTCGACGGTCCAGCTACCCGGCATCCTCGACGGAAAACACACGCTGGTCGACGGCGACTACGCCTTCCTGAAACCCTGGTACGAGCGCGCGCTTACCCTGCAGAAGGATGGCGCCATCCCCTCCTATGCCTTCCTGAAGACATCGAACACGCATTATTCGGCGCTCTTCTTCAACGGCACGATCGGCATGCTGCCGATGGGCACTTGGTTCGTCGGCACCCAGATCGCCAAGGTGAAATCGGGTGAATCGAAGAGCAAAAACTGGGGCATCGTCAAGTTCCCGCATCCCGATGGCGTGCCAGCCGGCACGACGGCTGCGCAGATCTCGGGGCTCGCTGTCAACGCCAATTCCGAGCACAAGGATGCCGCGCTCGATTTCATCAAGTTCGTCACCGGACCGGAGGGCGCGGCCGTCGTCGCGTCAACAGGCACCTTCCCGGCGCTTAAAACCGCCGACGTCAGCGCAAAGATCGCGGCAACACCCGGCTTCCCTGAAGATGCGGCCAGCAAGGAGGCGCTGATACCGGCTAAAGCCTATCTGGAAATGGCGGTCAACCCGAACGCGGCCAAGATCGAGGTCGTGCTCAACCGCGTCCACGACGCGATCATGACCGACAACACCCCTATCGACGACGGGCTGAAGGAAATGACCGAAGGCGTGAAGGCCATCAAGTAG
- a CDS encoding YesL family protein, translating into MQWLRDMWTQEGPGIPKDAPAKTGLALFADILAREWWEMVKLNILFILACLPVVTLPAAIAATARVSVAFVEDRNTYLLRDFTEAFLHYFWRATAWGLALTGGLALGIYAIFSYAAGARDKLMLAAPLAVALVATAFLAVTACHLIVLMVMRDLPALRLLRLAALASVARPLPALAALAVNAALWLAHILFYPVSVFMPAAFNFSLGMFAVAFGVHRAVVLVLDLPEAMQPHRHFKNN; encoded by the coding sequence ATGCAGTGGTTGCGGGACATGTGGACGCAGGAGGGGCCGGGCATTCCGAAGGATGCGCCTGCGAAGACCGGCCTTGCCCTCTTCGCCGACATCCTCGCCCGCGAATGGTGGGAGATGGTCAAGCTCAACATCCTGTTCATCCTCGCCTGCCTCCCCGTCGTAACGCTGCCGGCGGCAATCGCCGCCACGGCCCGGGTCTCGGTGGCCTTCGTCGAGGATCGCAACACCTATCTGCTGCGCGACTTCACCGAAGCATTCCTGCACTATTTCTGGCGCGCCACCGCCTGGGGTCTGGCGCTGACGGGCGGGCTCGCACTCGGCATCTATGCAATCTTCAGCTATGCAGCCGGCGCGCGTGACAAGCTGATGCTCGCCGCACCGCTGGCGGTCGCGCTTGTTGCCACCGCCTTCCTTGCGGTCACCGCCTGCCATCTCATCGTGCTGATGGTGATGCGCGACCTGCCGGCGCTGCGGCTCCTGCGGCTCGCCGCGCTCGCCTCCGTCGCCCGCCCGCTGCCGGCGCTTGCCGCGCTCGCCGTCAACGCCGCCCTGTGGCTGGCGCACATCCTCTTCTATCCGGTTTCCGTGTTCATGCCGGCGGCCTTCAATTTTTCACTCGGAATGTTCGCCGTCGCATTCGGCGTCCATCGGGCGGTGGTGTTGGTTCTGGACCTGCCAGAGGCAATGCAGCCACACCGACACTTTAAAAATAACTGA
- a CDS encoding antibiotic biosynthesis monooxygenase, with product MTTLFVRHEVSDYATWRKIYDAFHQVQKANGVTAEAVYRATDNPNDITVTHEFATLEAAQAFSKLEELKAAMRKGGVLGTPIVWFANKA from the coding sequence ATGACGACTCTATTCGTGAGGCACGAGGTCTCCGACTACGCCACCTGGCGCAAGATCTATGATGCGTTTCATCAGGTGCAAAAGGCCAATGGCGTTACGGCGGAAGCCGTCTACCGGGCCACGGACAACCCGAACGACATTACCGTAACGCACGAGTTTGCCACGCTGGAAGCGGCTCAGGCTTTCAGTAAGCTGGAAGAGCTGAAGGCAGCGATGCGCAAGGGAGGGGTACTCGGGACTCCGATCGTGTGGTTTGCCAATAAAGCGTGA
- a CDS encoding HIT family protein, with amino-acid sequence MIERLPFDLKAYVRGIETRRCFICGLVKNDPTCFHHCIFEDDETIIFLSKYPTLPGYCLVSPKEHREDLARDISTDEYLRLQEKVHILSRALKRVFDAERIYVLSLGSQQANSHLHFHVVPLPSGVPLEKQQYHALMAEHGVLQIPDDQMAELAERIAEAYETERTGS; translated from the coding sequence ATGATCGAACGGCTGCCATTTGATCTCAAGGCCTATGTGCGCGGCATTGAAACAAGGCGATGTTTTATCTGCGGCTTGGTCAAGAACGACCCCACTTGCTTTCATCATTGCATTTTCGAGGATGATGAGACCATCATCTTTCTGAGCAAATATCCGACTCTTCCGGGTTATTGCCTTGTCAGTCCGAAGGAGCACCGCGAGGATCTGGCGCGAGATATATCGACAGACGAATATCTTCGATTGCAGGAGAAGGTTCACATCTTGTCGCGCGCCCTCAAAAGAGTGTTCGATGCCGAGCGAATTTATGTGCTTTCACTCGGCAGTCAGCAAGCCAATAGCCATTTACATTTTCACGTCGTTCCCTTGCCTTCGGGCGTGCCGCTTGAAAAGCAGCAATACCACGCGTTGATGGCTGAGCATGGCGTTCTGCAGATACCGGACGATCAAATGGCAGAATTGGCGGAACGGATTGCCGAGGCGTACGAGACTGAACGGACCGGATCATAG